Proteins from a genomic interval of Lolium perenne isolate Kyuss_39 chromosome 1, Kyuss_2.0, whole genome shotgun sequence:
- the LOC127326563 gene encoding uncharacterized protein — MSFRLADEEAFEASSCGYSSGGDSGDERDRFPDSAGGHRRQSAPPQAPLMRMNSDSIYDMSGMTAHLPAKKGLSAYYQGKSQSFACMSEVRSLEDLQKKEKPPRRIKPCKSYAALGGMPAKQVPAASSCANLGLMAAGNGFGRAPRNIPINQDCYHQ, encoded by the exons ATGAGCTTCAGGCTTGCCGACGAGGAGGCGTTCGAGGCGTCGTCGTGCGGCTACTCCTCCGGCGGCGACTCGGGCGACGAGAGGGACCGCTTCCCGGACAGCGCGGGAGGCCACCGCCGCCAGTCCGCGCCGCCGCAGGCGCCCCTCATGCGGATGAACTCCGACAGCATCTACGACATGTCCGGCATGACCGCGCACCTCCCCGCCaa GAAGGGGCTGTCGGCGTACTACCAGGGCAAGTCGCAGTCCTTCGCGTGCATGTCCGAGGTGCGGAGCCTCGAGGATCTGCAGAAGAAGGAAAAGCCGCCGCGCAGGATCAAGCCATGCAAGAGCTACGCCGCCCTCGGAGGGATGCCCGCCAAGCAGGTGCCGGCGGCGAGCTCATGCGCGAACCTCGGACTCATGGCCGCCGGGAACGGCTTCGGGAGGGCGCCCCGGAATATTCCTATCAACCAGGACTGCTACCACCAGTAG